The sequence ACCGGCGCCTGTGGGCAGCTCCGTGACATCCGCCGGGATGTTGAAGGCCGCCCAGTGCCAGAAGCCAGACATGGTCGGCGCGTCCGGGTCGTAGCAGGTCACTGCCAGGGACTCGGTCCCCTCCGGCAGGTTGGACCACTCCAGCTGGGGCGAAACGTTATCCAGCTGGCAGTGCTTTTTAGCTAGCTCGTCACCGTCGACGAGGTCCGTGCTGGACAGGGTAAAAGAAGGCAGATCGCGCAGCGGCGCGAACGGATTGGAACCGGGGAAACGAGAATCGTTGATGTCGGACATGCCTCCTTTGTACCTGAGGAGGTGGGATTACGTCAGAGTAATTTTCCCGCCAATTCACCGTCTCAAACCCCGTTGAAAAACCTCATTGCGCTGCCGATTTGTAAAATAAACGGCCGAGGGGCTACTGTATTTCAAGTGCCCCTGAGGCACAGACAAAAATTAGATAAGCCCGGGTGGCGGAATGGCAGACGCGCTAGCTTGAGGTGCTAGTGTCCTATTAACGGACGTGGGGGTTCAAGTCCCCCTCCGGGCACCGCCTAAAGGCCCCGAGACACATCGTTTCCCACGGTGCGACTCGGGGCTTTTTCACTTTCTATATCGTGTGGTGCATGCCGAACGATAAGCACAACCACAACGTCACTATCCGACCCGCGCGCAAGGACGATCTCCCAGAGGCCATTGAGCTTCTGGCCCATGTCTTCGCAGAAGACCGCGCGGTGCGTTCCATCCTCGCGCACGCCTCCGACCACGATCCGGTGGATTTCGCCCGCGCCATCTACGAGATCCAGGTCTACGGCCACTACTTCGAGCGCGGGAAGATCGACTTGGCCGTGGAAGGCGACAAGATTTACGGCGTGGGCTTGTGGGCCAAACCCGGCGAGCAAATGTCCAACGCGCGCTTTGTGCGCCTGCTGCCGCGCTACGTCAAGCTCTTTGGCCGCGCCAGCGCCTTCGTCGCCCGCCGAGAGGCACGCGCGGAGGCCGCCCACCCACCGTTCCCGCACTGGTACACCTTCGCCCTGGGCGTGAGCCCGGACGCGCAGGGGCTCGGCGTGGGCTCCACCCTTTTGCGCCATGGTTTACAGCGCGCGCAGAACTCCCCGGTGTACTTGGAGGCGTCGACGCCGAAGTCGGCGGCGCTGTACCGCTCGTTCGGGTTCGTGGAGTTGGGCGAGATCGACATCCCCGGTGACAAGCTCTCCGATCCCCCGGAGATTGCTATGTGGCGGGAGCCGGAAGATCCGGCCAGCGCCGCATACACCAAGGAGTTGAAGTAGCTACCCGCCCGCGCGGTGCTAAAATCCTCGCCCATGAACTTCCCGGGAGACACTCGCACGCACCGCTCTCGGCGAACTGTAGAACCTGGGCGACCTACCCTCTCCGGCCTGTGGGCATTCGCCCGCGGGCTTATCCGGGATGGGGCGCGCGCCGTCGCGCACTGGGACGCCAGGCGGTGGCTGACGGTGCTCGCCGGCGGCGCTGCGCTCGTCACCCTGATGGTTGTCCTCACCCACGTGGATATGGCGCAATTGCGCGCGTGGGCCCACCACACCGGCCCCTGGTTCGTGGTGGTCTTTGCCGCCCTCTACGTCGTCTTCACTCTCTTTCCCCTGCCCCGCACTATCTGGACCGTCACCGCCGGAATCCTCTTCGGCCCGTGGTCTGGGTTCGCCCTCGCGCTCGTCTCGCTGACCATCTCGGCGATGCTGGCGTTTACCGCCGTCCGCAGCGCGCTCGGAAGTTGGATCGCGCCGCGCCTTCACCACCCCACCGTCGCTGGCATCAACGATTACTTGCAGCGCCGGGGATGGGTGGCCATCGTCACGCTCCGCATGGTCGGCGCCGTGCCCTTTTCCATTCTCAACTACGTGGCCGGCCTAACCCCCATCCCGCTGGGGCAGTTCACCGTGGCCACCGCACTCGGCTCCATCCCCACCACGGCGCTCGGCGTCTTCTTCGGCGATACCTTGACCGGCCACGCGGATCCGTGGGTCATCGCCGCCATGGCCGTGCTGGCCGTCTTCGCTATCGGTGCGTTGCTTTACGATGCCCACCGCGACCGCGTCAAGGGCCACGGGTAGACTGCACACACATGTAGTCAGTGGTGTGTGTGACCGCCAGCGCGCAGCCGCCACCAACCCCTCGAAATCCCGGAAGGAGCACGCCGCCTCATGTTCGCTATTCACGCCCGTTACCGTGGTCGTTCCGCCCAGCGTTCTGACCTGGTGGGGCGGTCTGCCGAGGCGTTGTCCACCCTCGACGGGGTGGGTGAATTCGCCCGCCTGGGCGTGGAA is a genomic window of Corynebacterium massiliense DSM 45435 containing:
- a CDS encoding YbhB/YbcL family Raf kinase inhibitor-like protein — translated: MSDINDSRFPGSNPFAPLRDLPSFTLSSTDLVDGDELAKKHCQLDNVSPQLEWSNLPEGTESLAVTCYDPDAPTMSGFWHWAAFNIPADVTELPTGAGSAADLGIDGVVSLVNDGGQREYIGAQPPAGHGPHRYIYIVHAVDVPALDIPEDASPAVLGFNLHFHALGRAVLWGWYEESE
- a CDS encoding GNAT family N-acetyltransferase — its product is MPNDKHNHNVTIRPARKDDLPEAIELLAHVFAEDRAVRSILAHASDHDPVDFARAIYEIQVYGHYFERGKIDLAVEGDKIYGVGLWAKPGEQMSNARFVRLLPRYVKLFGRASAFVARREARAEAAHPPFPHWYTFALGVSPDAQGLGVGSTLLRHGLQRAQNSPVYLEASTPKSAALYRSFGFVELGEIDIPGDKLSDPPEIAMWREPEDPASAAYTKELK
- a CDS encoding TVP38/TMEM64 family protein encodes the protein MNFPGDTRTHRSRRTVEPGRPTLSGLWAFARGLIRDGARAVAHWDARRWLTVLAGGAALVTLMVVLTHVDMAQLRAWAHHTGPWFVVVFAALYVVFTLFPLPRTIWTVTAGILFGPWSGFALALVSLTISAMLAFTAVRSALGSWIAPRLHHPTVAGINDYLQRRGWVAIVTLRMVGAVPFSILNYVAGLTPIPLGQFTVATALGSIPTTALGVFFGDTLTGHADPWVIAAMAVLAVFAIGALLYDAHRDRVKGHG